The Symbiobacterium terraclitae genomic interval GACGACCAGCCCGAGCACGACCAGCCGCATCAGGACCCGCTCCACCCGGTCCGCCAGGCTGCCGTGCCGGTCCTGAAAGGACTCGATCGCCTCCCTCTCCGCCTCCGCCCGCCAATCCGTCCGCGCTGCCGGTCGGTCCACCCCTGGGCCACCTCCTGTCCACGCCTATCTTATGTGGAGGTAACCCTCATTATGCGTCGCTCTCCTCCCCGCCATACAGGGCCGCACCGGGTTTTCGGCGCCATCCCGCACCCCGGGGTGCGGTGCGGAGGCCGGAGCGGCCGGGGACGGCGGGGGCGGGCAGGTCGCGCAGCAGCGGCTCCAGCGCCGCCCGCACCGCCTCGGGGCCGAAGCCGCGCCGGGCGAGGTAACCGGCCAGCCGCCGCCCGGCCGTCAGGCGGTCCACCTGGCCCATTCGCCTCAGGCGGGCCGCAGCCACCGCACGGGCCTGCTCCACGGCCTCCTCCTCGCCCCGCTCCTCCTGAACCACCGCCGCGGCTACAGCCCGGTCCACGCCCTTGCGGGCGAGGTCGGCCAGCAGCCGCCGGGCACCGAAGTCCGGGTGGGACCGCACGTAATTGGCCGCGAAGGCGCGGTCGTCGAGCCAGCCTGCGTCCGCCAGGCGCGCGACAACCCGCTCCACCGTCTCGGGCGGGTAGGTGCGGCCCAGCCGGCGGGCGAGCTCCCGCCGGGTCCGGGGCGCCGCAGCCAGCAGCCGCAGCCCGGCTTCCCAGGCCTGCTTCTCCAGGTCGAGGGCGTAAGCCTGCCAGAGCGCTTCCCCGTCCACGTCCTGGCCCACCTTGAGGCGGCAGCGCAGGATGGTCTCCAGGTGGAGCCCCAGGACGAACTCGCCGTCGACGAAGAGCGAGCGCCGCTCGGGGTCGCGCTGCTCCTCGAGCGCGGTGATGCGGCCGGAGACGGCGCGCAGCGCCTCCGGGTCCACCGGCCTGCGCCCGGTCCCCTTACGCCGGCGGGGACCGGCGCTGCCGGTCCCCCTCTGGTCACGCATCGTAGTCCGGGACGTCGTCCGTCGCCGACCTGACCGGCGCCGCCCCGACCATCAGCCGCTCCCTGATCTTCTGCTCGATCTCCGCAGCCACCTCAGGGTGCTGCCTCAGCCACTCGCGGGCGTTCTCCTTGCCCTGGCCGATGCGCTGGTCGCCGTAGGAGAACCAGGCGCCCGACTTGACGATGACCGGCGGGTTCAGCTCCACGCCGATGTCGATCAGGCTGCCTTCCTTGGAGATGCCCTGGCCGTAGAGGATGTCGAACTCGGCCTGCTTGAAGGGCGGGGCGACCTTGTTCTTCACGACCTTGACGCGCGTGCGGGAGCCGACCACCTCCTGGCCGTTCTTCAGGGTCTCGGACTTCCGCACCTCGAGCCGCACCGTGGCATAGAACTTCAGGGCTCGGCCGCCCGGCGTGGTCTCGGGGTTGCCGAACATCACGCCGACCTTCTCGCGGATCTGGTTGATGAAGATGCAGACGCACTTGGACTTGGAGATCGCGCCGGTCAGCTTGCGCAGCGCCTGCGACATGAGGCGGGCCTGCAGGCCGACGAACGAGTCGCCCATCTCGCCCTCGATCTCGGCCTTGGGCACCAGCGCCGCGACCGAGTCGACCACGACCACGTCCACCGCGCCGGAGCGCACCAGCGTCTCGGTGATCTCGAGCGCCTGCTCGCCGGTGTCGGGCTGGGAGATCAGCAGGTTGTCGATGTCGACCCCCAGGGCCCTGGCGTAGACCGGGTCCAGGGCGTGCTCCGCGTCGACGAAGGCCGCCACGCCGCCCGCCTTCTGCGCCTCGGCGATGACGTGCAGCGCCACCGTCGTCTTGCCAGAGGACTCGGGGCCGTAGATCTCCGTGATCCGGCCGCGGGGCAGGCCGCCGACGCCCAGCGCCACGTCCAGCGCCACGGAGCCGGTGGGGATCACCTCGATGTTCAGCTTGGCCATCTGCTCGCCGAGCCGCATGATCGAACCCTTGCCGAACTGCTTCTCAATCTGGGCCAGGGCCATCTCTATGGCCTTCTGCTTTCCCGCTTCCAGTGCCATTCGTCCCGAATCCTCCCAGCCAATATTTGCCAAACCGCCTGCCTTCAGTATAGGCCACCCACCGCTGCCTGACAAGCCTGTGCGCGGCTACTCCCCGCGCATCAGTTCGGCCGC includes:
- a CDS encoding regulatory protein RecX, which produces MRDQRGTGSAGPRRRKGTGRRPVDPEALRAVSGRITALEEQRDPERRSLFVDGEFVLGLHLETILRCRLKVGQDVDGEALWQAYALDLEKQAWEAGLRLLAAAPRTRRELARRLGRTYPPETVERVVARLADAGWLDDRAFAANYVRSHPDFGARRLLADLARKGVDRAVAAAVVQEERGEEEAVEQARAVAAARLRRMGQVDRLTAGRRLAGYLARRGFGPEAVRAALEPLLRDLPAPAVPGRSGLRTAPRGAGWRRKPGAALYGGEESDA
- the recA gene encoding recombinase RecA, whose product is MALEAGKQKAIEMALAQIEKQFGKGSIMRLGEQMAKLNIEVIPTGSVALDVALGVGGLPRGRITEIYGPESSGKTTVALHVIAEAQKAGGVAAFVDAEHALDPVYARALGVDIDNLLISQPDTGEQALEITETLVRSGAVDVVVVDSVAALVPKAEIEGEMGDSFVGLQARLMSQALRKLTGAISKSKCVCIFINQIREKVGVMFGNPETTPGGRALKFYATVRLEVRKSETLKNGQEVVGSRTRVKVVKNKVAPPFKQAEFDILYGQGISKEGSLIDIGVELNPPVIVKSGAWFSYGDQRIGQGKENAREWLRQHPEVAAEIEQKIRERLMVGAAPVRSATDDVPDYDA